Proteins encoded by one window of Salvia splendens isolate huo1 chromosome 14, SspV2, whole genome shotgun sequence:
- the LOC121763616 gene encoding E3 ubiquitin-protein ligase PUB24-like, with amino-acid sequence MENVVEVPEYFICPISLQIMKDPVTVASGITYDRHSIEQWLFTNRNTICPVTKQPLPHLHSSSSLTPNHTLRRIIHAWLNPNTPLTKATLAGLIRGLSAPESESQLQALQKLEGLALESEQNRAYMAQDDDLAKKLIHVVVSFRRNSAAAVGAEEALRILYILRGGSGAEARVLKMDNALYSDGEIIDSLMWVFECERFKDDDGVRSHAAHALRAAVEKGGAGVLGRLKPEFFKTATRGLREGGAWRHALLRVLLEACPWGRNRAMMVESGTVFDLVEVELKGPGEKKATEMVLGIIYHLCLSAEGRAQLLSHAAGIAVVTRRILQVSAAADDRAVLILWQIAKYSATEGVLQEMLRVGTVTNLCLVMLADSASYLKEKARKILRMHFDAWKDSPCIENATITRYRR; translated from the coding sequence ATGGAGAATGTTGTGGAAGTACCTGAGTACTTCATCTGCCCGATCTCACTCCAGATCATGAAGGACCCCGTCACGGTCGCCTCCGGCATCACCTACGACCGCCACAGCATCGAGCAGTGGCTTTTTACGAACCGCAACACCATCTGCCCCGTCACCAAGCAGCCCCTCCCCCACCTccactcctcctcctccctcacCCCTAACCACACCCTCCGCCGCATCATCCATGCATGGCTCAATCCCAACACACCCCTCACTAAAGCCACCCTCGCTGGTCTGATTCGGGGGCTCAGCGCCCCCGAATCAGAATCCCAGCTCCAGGCCCTCCAGAAGCTGGAGGGTCTGGCGCTGGAGAGCGAGCAGAACAGGGCCTACATGGCCCAGGATGATGACCTGGCAAAAAAGTTGATTCATGTTGTGGTCTCCTTCCGAAGAAACTCCGCCGCCGCCGTGGGGGCGGAGGAGGCTCTCCGCATTTTATACATCCTCCGAGGGGGCTCCGGCGCGGAAGCAAGGGTTTTGAAAATGGACAATGCGCTTTACTCCGACGGTGAGATCATCGATTCGCTGATGTGGGTTTTCGAGTGCGAACGCTTCAAGGACGACGACGGGGTCAGATCACACGCGGCGCACGCGCTACGGGCGGCGGTGGAGAAGGGCGGGGCTGGGGTGCTGGGGAGGCTGAAACCGGAGTTTTTCAAGACGGCGACGCGTGGGCTGAGGGAGGGGGGAGCGTGGAGGCACGCGCTGCTTCGGGTGCTGCTGGAGGCGTGCCCGTGGGGGAGGAACCGGGCGATGATGGTGGAGTCGGGGACGGTGTTCGACCTGGTGGAGGTGGAGCTGAAGGGGCCCGGGGAGAAGAAGGCGACGGAGATGGTGCTGGGGATCATATACCACCTGTGCCTGTCCGCGGAGGGGAGGGCGCAGCTGCTGAGCCACGCCGCGGGGATCGCGGTGGTGACGAGGAGGATACTGCAGGTGTCGGCGGCAGCGGATGATCGGGCGGTGCTGATTCTTTGGCAGATAGCGAAGTACTCGGCGACGGAGGGAGTGCTGCAGGAGATGCTGAGGGTTGGGACGGTGACGAATTTGTGCTTGGTGATGCTGGCGGATAGTGCTTCGTATTTGAAGGAGAAGGCGAGGAAGATATTGAGGATGCATTTTGATGCGTGGAAGGATTCGCCTTGCATTGAGAATGCTACCATAACTAGGTATAGAAGGTGA
- the LOC121763517 gene encoding BTB/POZ domain-containing protein At3g05675-like, whose amino-acid sequence MELSDKESRTPCRIGDRTTSDIVVRIRTQEGRDDWIYCHSHILVDKSKYFADRLSDSWPTCQILDSRNCIEVHCEESDFDHHIVILRLFYFTSDVSVTDIGSVKNAVGILRVAIHLVCPQIVSTCVGYLESVPWDEYEEEEVLKVIPGMGSQAEAVLARLQPVNPLAVIKIFISAIQFATSSPPSSMNDLKVSSQEQLEYLLTEDDDAPFLTTADEIKTEAKLCVNGLLMRFVSLVDSLVGDLQESMAEAGKIELFQAYLNDLSWTSQIVTKLEISSDFVLTWVETSVKIVKVAEEACRESSLHIQVKVLEVAVKVLEAIGYGTLILPTMKRLQMVKVWLPFVRLVKPSVDSVASDDDNDMLLKSNDELWQSLESAFVSMILALPSSDQAEILTEWFENKQIHYPDLTEAFEVWCYRSKVAKRRLALLDKNDPTPNRV is encoded by the exons ATGGAATTATCT GATAAGGAATCTAGGACGCCATGCAGGATTGGTGACAGAACTACTAGCGACATTGTTGTAAGGATTAGAACACAGGAAGGGCGTGATGATTGGATATACTGCCATTCACATATTCTTGTAGACAAAAGCAAGTATTTTGCTGACCGGTTATCTGACAGTTGGCCAACATGCCAGATTCTTGACTCGCGTAACTGTATTGAGGTTCATTGTGAAGAATCCGATTTTGACCATCATATTGTCATTCTTAGACTTTTCTATTTCACCTCAGATGTGAGTGTGACTGATATAGGCAGTGTTAAGAATGCTGTTGGAATACTGAGAGTTGCGATTCATCTGGTATGCCCTCAAATTGTTTCCACCTGTGTAGGCTATTTGGAATCAGTCCCTTGGGATgaatatgaggaagaagaggttTTGAAAGTTATTCCTGGAATGGGATCCCAAGCAGAAGCGGTACTTGCTCGTTTGCAGCCAGTCAATCCTTTGGCTGTTATTAAGATCTTCATATCAGCCATTCAATTTGCCACATCTTCGCCACCATCCTCGATGAATGATCTGAAGGTCTCATCTCAGGAGCAGCTTGAATACTTGCTGACTGAGGATGATGATGCTCCTTTCTTAACTACTGCTGATGAAATCAAAACGGAAGCTAAGTTATGTGTGAATGGATTACTAATGAGATTTGTTAGCCTTGTGGATTCTTTGGTTGGTGATCTCCAAGAATCAATGGCTGAAGCAGGGAAGATCGAGTTGTTCCAGGCCTATTTGAATGATTTATCATGGACTTCTCAAATAGTAACAAAGTTAGAAATCTCAAGTGATTTTGTTCTCACCTGGGTGGAGACGTCTGTAAAGATAGTGAAAGTTGCTGAGGAAGCTTGTCGAGAAAGCTCACTACACATCCAGGTGAAAGTTCTTGAGGTTGCTGTCAAAGTGTTGGAAGCAATAGGGTATGGAACTCTCATCTTACCTACTATGAAACGCCTTCAAATGGTCAAAGTTTGGCTACCGTTTGTTAGACTCGTGAAGCCTTCAGTTGACTCTGTCGCTTCTGATGATGACAATGACATGTTGCTGAAATCTAACGACGAGCTTTGGCAATCATTGGAATCAGCATTTGTGTCAATGATTCTTGCATTACCATCATCAGACCAAGCAGAAATCTTGACAGAGTGGTTTGAAAATAAACAGATTCACTACCCAGACCTAACCGAAGCATTTGAAGTGTGGTGCTACAGATCAAAAGTTGCCAAGCGAAGGCTGGCATTACTCGATAAAAACGACCCAACTCCTAACAGAGTATGA
- the LOC121763516 gene encoding BEL1-like homeodomain protein 1 isoform X2, which yields MNPANQHHLPPPSFINSTNASHYNGGVAVPEVKQGLSLSLSGKEEVRVFGKAALSCKYLKAAQQLLDEVVNIRKEVKNGREPDNGKDPEPSASKCGVELTTMEKQEIQMKKAKLVDMLHEVEKEYKQYNEQMKMVIRWLEEAAGVGSAKSYTALALQTISKQFRCLKDAIMGQIRGASRNLGEDCGLKLMEVSRFHDQINNAWRPQRGLPERSVSVLRAWLFHHFLHPYPKDSEKVMLAKQAGLTRSQVSNWFINARVRLWKPMVEEMYTEEMKAQQRNESEEEHTTEIEHKNKNFVNQNTSSTSPTANDNEGFGLIGSSEMDSIIDGIRSHKKPRNSDVSLLSPSMGMSEVENQHTIPIKVDYESERQSTQGFTITGAPANFFGSYDPTVGIEQFQQPYSINGVSLTLGLQHCENLSNQTFMHNRSVEGDAQGNDFVYY from the exons ATGAACCCCGCCAACCAACACCACCTCCCGCCGCCTTCCTTCATCAACTCAACAAACGCCTCTCACTACAACGGCGGTGTGGCGGTGCCTGAGGTTAAGCAGGGACTCTCCTTGAGCCTCTCCGGCAAGGAGGAAGTTAGGGTTTTCGGGAAGGCGGCGCTGAGTTGCAAGTATTTAAAGGCGGCACAGCAGCTTCTTGATGAGGTTGTGAACATAAGGAAGGAAGTCAAGAATGGTAGAGAACCAGATAATGGGAAAGATCCAGAGCCATCCGCCAGTAAATGCGGAGTTGAGCTCACTACGATGGAGAAACAAGAAATTCAGATGAAGAAAGCCAAGCTTGTTGACATGCTCCACGAG GTTGAGAAAGAGTACAAGCAATACAATGAGCAAATGAAGATGGTGATAAGGTGGTTGGAGGAAGCCGCCGGCGTGGGGTCCGCCAAAAGCTACACTGCTTTGGCATTGCAAACAATCTCGAAGCAGTTCAGGTGCCTAAAAGATGCAATAATGGGGCAAATCCGAGGTGCCAGCAGAAACTTAGGCGAAGACTGTGGACTGAAATTAATGGAGGTGTCGAGGTTCCATGATCAGATCAACAACGCATGGAGACCTCAGAGAGGCTTGCCGGAGCGCTCTGTTTCCGTTCTTCGCGCTTGGCTCTTCCACCACTTCCTCCACCC ATATCCCAAGGATTCGGAGAAGGTCATGCTTGCCAAGCAGGCAGGCCTTACAAGAAGTCAG GTGTCTAACTGGTTCATAAATGCCCGTGTTCGTCTCTGGAAGCCGATGGTGGAGGAGATGTACACTGAGGAGATGAAGGCACAACAACGAAACGAATCAGAAGAAGAACACACAACCGAAATTGAACACAAAAACAAGAATTTCGTAAACCAAAACACAAGTTCAACATCACCAACTGCCAACGACAACGAGGGCTTCGGCCTCATCGGATCATCTGAAATGGACAGCATCATCGACGGGATCAGAAGCCACAAGAAACCTCGAAACAGTGACGTATCGCTGCTATCCCCATCAATGGGCATGTCTGAAGTGGAGAACCAACACACAATTCCCATAAAAGTCGACTACGAGAGCGAGAGGCAGAGCACACAAGGATTTACCATAACTGGGGCGCCTGCAAATTTCTTCGGTTCGTATGATCCAACAGTAGGAATCGAACAGTTCCAACAACCATACTCGATCAATGGGGTTTCACTCACATTAGGGCTCCAGCACTGTGAGAACCTCTCCAACCAAACCTTTATGCACAACAGAAGCGTTGAGGGTGATGCTCAAGGGAATGATTTTGTTTATTACTAG
- the LOC121763516 gene encoding BEL1-like homeodomain protein 1 isoform X1, which produces MATYSGGNTEIQGNGDALQTLILMNPANQHHLPPPSFINSTNASHYNGGVAVPEVKQGLSLSLSGKEEVRVFGKAALSCKYLKAAQQLLDEVVNIRKEVKNGREPDNGKDPEPSASKCGVELTTMEKQEIQMKKAKLVDMLHEVEKEYKQYNEQMKMVIRWLEEAAGVGSAKSYTALALQTISKQFRCLKDAIMGQIRGASRNLGEDCGLKLMEVSRFHDQINNAWRPQRGLPERSVSVLRAWLFHHFLHPYPKDSEKVMLAKQAGLTRSQVSNWFINARVRLWKPMVEEMYTEEMKAQQRNESEEEHTTEIEHKNKNFVNQNTSSTSPTANDNEGFGLIGSSEMDSIIDGIRSHKKPRNSDVSLLSPSMGMSEVENQHTIPIKVDYESERQSTQGFTITGAPANFFGSYDPTVGIEQFQQPYSINGVSLTLGLQHCENLSNQTFMHNRSVEGDAQGNDFVYY; this is translated from the exons ATGGCTACATACTCTGGTGGAAATACAGAAATTCAAGGAAACGGCGACGCATTACAAACCCTTATTCTGATGAACCCCGCCAACCAACACCACCTCCCGCCGCCTTCCTTCATCAACTCAACAAACGCCTCTCACTACAACGGCGGTGTGGCGGTGCCTGAGGTTAAGCAGGGACTCTCCTTGAGCCTCTCCGGCAAGGAGGAAGTTAGGGTTTTCGGGAAGGCGGCGCTGAGTTGCAAGTATTTAAAGGCGGCACAGCAGCTTCTTGATGAGGTTGTGAACATAAGGAAGGAAGTCAAGAATGGTAGAGAACCAGATAATGGGAAAGATCCAGAGCCATCCGCCAGTAAATGCGGAGTTGAGCTCACTACGATGGAGAAACAAGAAATTCAGATGAAGAAAGCCAAGCTTGTTGACATGCTCCACGAG GTTGAGAAAGAGTACAAGCAATACAATGAGCAAATGAAGATGGTGATAAGGTGGTTGGAGGAAGCCGCCGGCGTGGGGTCCGCCAAAAGCTACACTGCTTTGGCATTGCAAACAATCTCGAAGCAGTTCAGGTGCCTAAAAGATGCAATAATGGGGCAAATCCGAGGTGCCAGCAGAAACTTAGGCGAAGACTGTGGACTGAAATTAATGGAGGTGTCGAGGTTCCATGATCAGATCAACAACGCATGGAGACCTCAGAGAGGCTTGCCGGAGCGCTCTGTTTCCGTTCTTCGCGCTTGGCTCTTCCACCACTTCCTCCACCC ATATCCCAAGGATTCGGAGAAGGTCATGCTTGCCAAGCAGGCAGGCCTTACAAGAAGTCAG GTGTCTAACTGGTTCATAAATGCCCGTGTTCGTCTCTGGAAGCCGATGGTGGAGGAGATGTACACTGAGGAGATGAAGGCACAACAACGAAACGAATCAGAAGAAGAACACACAACCGAAATTGAACACAAAAACAAGAATTTCGTAAACCAAAACACAAGTTCAACATCACCAACTGCCAACGACAACGAGGGCTTCGGCCTCATCGGATCATCTGAAATGGACAGCATCATCGACGGGATCAGAAGCCACAAGAAACCTCGAAACAGTGACGTATCGCTGCTATCCCCATCAATGGGCATGTCTGAAGTGGAGAACCAACACACAATTCCCATAAAAGTCGACTACGAGAGCGAGAGGCAGAGCACACAAGGATTTACCATAACTGGGGCGCCTGCAAATTTCTTCGGTTCGTATGATCCAACAGTAGGAATCGAACAGTTCCAACAACCATACTCGATCAATGGGGTTTCACTCACATTAGGGCTCCAGCACTGTGAGAACCTCTCCAACCAAACCTTTATGCACAACAGAAGCGTTGAGGGTGATGCTCAAGGGAATGATTTTGTTTATTACTAG